In a single window of the Deinococcus aetherius genome:
- the nuoG gene encoding NADH-quinone oxidoreductase subunit NuoG, with protein MKVVVDGHELDLPAGTSAIDAVFAAERDVPYFCAQPYLSPVGACRMCLIESGSPRKNPDGTFVMEGEGDAAKPKIFWFPKPMAACTMQATEGMHIRTAATSEVVAKSQAGMMEFTLLNHPLDCPTCDKGGACELQDRAFEYGYGASRFGFDRRHADKHYPLSDFVILDQERCIHCKRCVRYFEEVPGQEVLDFIERGGHTFIDTEEGGLPVGFQGNITDICPVGALLDNVARFRGRNWEYDHNPTTCTLCPVGCSITVDARNGRLERIVAGENREVNEAWICDAGRFGHGFASEGRLTQPLVRVNGELREATWDDAIAAMRQGLAYTNPADLGLYLGSDSTLEEGVSLEAFAGLIDTRSVDHWPRYPVSVNAPAATMTDVGTADAIVVLGADLGEEAPVLELRVLEALRGGIIPPEFPHGTAIADLRLVERPTRKPEKLAVIGPDSRLAKHAGIRVTVERASGGDLLGALLNPRTDEARAVLKLLTEAKQPVVILGADVLNNPSGAFATQISDLAMRTGAKVLAIPAGPNSKGLSHLGLVPRMGGLGYARLSDAPAAFISRLDPGRRARGFTVVHDTHLTDTARLADVVLPAVTNYEKRGTTVNLEGRLLPLRQSALNAGEAADLTRTLAALAEALGVRTKVRGLKSAQALLRDRLGVNVENLPESGVIQSLGQRHEAPTSLRHTPNLWTERMVPKPNPSSDPRHLTIDPRLELPMAAQPGGDD; from the coding sequence ATGAAAGTCGTTGTAGACGGCCACGAACTCGACCTTCCAGCAGGCACCAGCGCCATCGACGCGGTGTTCGCCGCCGAGCGGGACGTGCCGTATTTCTGCGCGCAGCCGTACCTCTCGCCCGTGGGGGCGTGCCGGATGTGCCTGATCGAGTCGGGCTCGCCTCGCAAGAACCCGGACGGGACGTTCGTGATGGAGGGCGAGGGAGACGCGGCCAAACCCAAAATCTTCTGGTTCCCCAAGCCGATGGCTGCCTGCACGATGCAGGCCACGGAGGGAATGCACATCCGCACGGCGGCCACCTCCGAGGTGGTGGCGAAGTCGCAGGCGGGAATGATGGAGTTCACCCTGCTCAACCACCCGCTCGACTGCCCGACCTGCGACAAGGGCGGTGCCTGTGAATTGCAGGACCGCGCCTTCGAGTACGGCTACGGGGCCAGCCGCTTCGGCTTCGACCGCCGCCACGCGGACAAGCACTATCCGCTGTCGGACTTCGTGATCCTCGACCAGGAGCGGTGCATCCACTGCAAACGCTGCGTGCGCTACTTCGAGGAGGTGCCGGGCCAGGAAGTCCTCGACTTCATCGAGCGCGGCGGGCACACCTTCATCGACACGGAGGAGGGCGGGCTGCCGGTCGGCTTCCAGGGCAACATCACCGACATCTGCCCGGTGGGCGCACTCCTCGACAACGTGGCCCGCTTCCGGGGCCGTAACTGGGAGTACGACCACAACCCGACGACCTGCACCCTCTGCCCGGTGGGCTGCTCGATCACCGTGGACGCGCGCAACGGGCGGCTGGAGCGCATCGTGGCGGGCGAGAACCGCGAGGTGAACGAGGCGTGGATCTGTGACGCGGGCCGCTTCGGGCACGGCTTCGCGTCGGAGGGGAGGCTGACCCAGCCCCTCGTCCGCGTGAACGGCGAACTGCGCGAGGCGACCTGGGACGATGCCATCGCCGCCATGCGTCAGGGGTTGGCTTACACGAACCCCGCCGACCTCGGCCTGTACCTGGGCTCGGACAGCACGCTGGAAGAGGGCGTGTCGCTCGAAGCCTTTGCCGGGCTGATAGACACCCGATCCGTGGACCACTGGCCCCGCTACCCGGTGAGCGTGAACGCCCCCGCCGCGACGATGACGGACGTGGGCACCGCCGATGCCATCGTGGTGCTCGGTGCCGACCTGGGTGAGGAAGCCCCGGTACTCGAACTGCGCGTGCTGGAGGCGTTGCGCGGCGGCATCATCCCGCCCGAGTTCCCGCACGGCACCGCCATTGCAGATTTGCGGCTGGTGGAGCGCCCGACCCGCAAGCCTGAGAAATTGGCCGTGATCGGGCCGGACTCGCGCCTCGCCAAGCACGCAGGAATCCGGGTGACGGTGGAGCGGGCAAGTGGGGGAGACCTGCTGGGCGCCCTTCTGAACCCCAGGACCGACGAGGCGCGGGCGGTGTTGAAGCTCCTCACCGAGGCCAAGCAGCCCGTCGTCATCCTCGGCGCGGACGTGCTCAACAATCCCTCCGGTGCCTTCGCCACCCAGATCAGCGACCTCGCCATGCGGACGGGGGCGAAGGTGCTGGCGATTCCCGCCGGGCCGAACAGCAAGGGGCTCTCGCACCTGGGGCTCGTGCCCCGCATGGGCGGGCTCGGGTACGCGCGGCTCTCCGACGCTCCCGCCGCCTTCATCTCCCGCCTTGACCCGGGCCGGAGGGCGCGCGGCTTCACGGTCGTCCACGACACGCACCTGACCGACACGGCGCGGCTCGCCGACGTGGTGCTCCCCGCCGTCACGAACTACGAGAAGCGCGGGACGACCGTGAACCTCGAAGGCCGCCTCCTCCCCCTGCGGCAGTCGGCGCTGAACGCGGGCGAGGCTGCCGACCTGACTCGCACTCTCGCCGCATTAGCGGAGGCGCTGGGTGTCCGTACCAAGGTGCGCGGTTTGAAGTCGGCTCAAGCCCTCCTGCGTGACCGCCTCGGCGTGAACGTGGAGAACCTGCCCGAGAGCGGCGTCATCCAGTCCCTCGGCCAGCGTCACGAGGCGCCCACCAGCCTCCGTCACACGCCGAACCTGTGGACGGAGCGCATGGTCCCCAAACCTAACCCCAGCTCTGACCCGAGGCACCTGACCATCGACCCGCGCCTCGAACTCCCGATGGCCGCCCAGCCGGGAGGGGATGACTGA
- the nuoD gene encoding NADH dehydrogenase (quinone) subunit D: MTQGHQESTGAERLEGQTGALLHTQVMSLNVGPQHPSTHGVLRLVVDMDGEYVVKVTPHMGYLHTGFEKTFEHRTYQQGVTYAPRTDYLHCFGHELAYVLSAEKLLQAEVPERATTVRVILHELGRIHSHLVFVGTGLLDLGALTPFFYAFREKEALVDLFEAATGYRMNQGYFRVGGLSRDIPEDWPAQVAKFIDGFERGVDEYETLFAQNPIFLDRAKGVGVIPRDVAIDLGLTGPNLRASGVALDHRKANPYCGYETYDFDVPVSQAGDSLARFQLRLMEFRESAKIVRQALKRLTPGPVKDPNRKISLPPRHELETSMEAVIHHFKLVTEGFHPPVGEVYVPTESARGEVGYYIVSDGGSMPYRVKIRAPSFVNLQALEYACVGGQFADLITILATIDPVLGDVDR; encoded by the coding sequence ATGACGCAGGGGCACCAGGAATCCACGGGCGCGGAGCGGCTGGAAGGGCAGACGGGCGCGCTGCTGCACACGCAGGTCATGAGCCTGAACGTGGGGCCGCAGCACCCCTCCACGCACGGGGTGCTGCGCCTCGTGGTGGACATGGACGGTGAGTACGTGGTCAAGGTCACGCCGCACATGGGCTACCTGCACACCGGCTTCGAGAAGACCTTCGAGCACCGCACCTACCAGCAGGGCGTGACCTACGCGCCGCGCACCGACTACCTCCACTGCTTCGGCCACGAACTTGCCTACGTGCTGAGCGCCGAGAAGCTCCTCCAGGCCGAGGTTCCCGAGCGGGCGACCACCGTGCGCGTGATCCTGCACGAGCTGGGGCGCATCCACTCGCACCTCGTCTTCGTGGGGACGGGGCTGCTCGACCTCGGCGCGCTGACGCCCTTCTTCTACGCCTTCCGCGAGAAGGAGGCGCTGGTCGATCTGTTCGAGGCCGCGACCGGCTACCGCATGAACCAGGGGTACTTCCGGGTGGGCGGCCTGAGCCGCGACATCCCCGAGGACTGGCCCGCTCAGGTCGCCAAATTCATCGACGGCTTCGAGCGCGGCGTGGACGAGTACGAGACGCTGTTCGCCCAGAACCCCATCTTCCTCGACCGGGCGAAGGGCGTGGGCGTCATCCCGCGCGACGTGGCGATTGACCTGGGGCTGACCGGGCCGAACCTGCGGGCAAGCGGCGTGGCCCTCGACCACCGCAAGGCGAACCCCTACTGCGGCTACGAGACCTATGATTTCGACGTGCCCGTCAGCCAGGCGGGGGACAGCCTCGCCCGCTTCCAACTGCGGCTGATGGAGTTCCGCGAGAGCGCGAAGATCGTGCGGCAGGCCCTGAAACGCCTTACCCCCGGCCCCGTCAAGGACCCTAACCGCAAGATCAGCCTTCCGCCCCGGCACGAGCTGGAGACGAGCATGGAGGCGGTCATCCACCACTTCAAGCTCGTGACCGAGGGTTTCCACCCCCCGGTCGGCGAGGTGTACGTGCCCACCGAGTCCGCGCGCGGCGAGGTCGGCTACTACATCGTCTCGGACGGCGGCTCGATGCCCTACCGGGTGAAGATTCGCGCGCCGAGCTTCGTGAACCTCCAGGCCCTCGAATACGCCTGCGTGGGCGGCCAGTTCGCCGACCTCATCACCATCCTGGCGACGATTGACCCGGTGCTGGGGGATGTGGACAGGTGA
- a CDS encoding carbohydrate ABC transporter permease, producing MTTTVPATKAAPTPTSGKLGLRRVGLYVLLVIAALFFLLPIYLLIATALKSPDAINLATTWQWPRALNWASFADAWGKIGGNMLNSLFLAVVATILSALLGSLNGYALSKWRFRGANTLFALMLFGMFIPYQAVLIPLFQFVKSLGLYGSIWGLILAHVVYGLPITTLIFRNYYAEVPDALVEAATIDGAGFWSIYRQVIFPLSVPGFVVVIIWEFTQVWNEFLFAATLTNTSSQPVTYALSQLAGGQAVSWNLPMAGAILAALPTLLVYILLGRFFVRGLLAGSVKG from the coding sequence ATGACGACCACCGTTCCCGCCACGAAGGCGGCTCCCACGCCCACCTCCGGCAAGTTGGGGCTGCGCCGGGTTGGGCTCTACGTCCTGTTGGTGATCGCGGCGCTGTTCTTCCTGCTGCCGATCTACCTGCTGATCGCCACGGCGCTCAAGTCGCCCGACGCCATCAACCTCGCGACGACCTGGCAGTGGCCCCGCGCGCTGAACTGGGCCAGCTTCGCCGACGCCTGGGGCAAGATCGGCGGGAACATGCTCAACAGCCTGTTTCTCGCGGTGGTCGCCACGATCCTCTCGGCGCTGCTGGGGAGCCTGAACGGCTACGCGCTGTCGAAGTGGCGGTTCCGGGGCGCGAACACGCTCTTCGCGCTGATGCTCTTCGGCATGTTCATCCCGTACCAGGCGGTGTTGATCCCCCTCTTCCAGTTCGTGAAGTCGCTGGGCCTGTACGGGTCGATCTGGGGCCTGATCCTCGCGCACGTCGTGTACGGCCTGCCCATCACCACCCTGATCTTCCGCAACTACTACGCCGAGGTGCCTGACGCGCTGGTCGAGGCGGCCACCATCGACGGGGCGGGCTTCTGGAGCATCTACCGTCAGGTCATCTTTCCCCTCAGCGTGCCCGGCTTCGTCGTCGTGATCATCTGGGAGTTCACCCAGGTCTGGAACGAGTTCCTGTTCGCGGCGACGCTGACGAACACGAGTTCTCAGCCCGTCACCTACGCCCTCTCGCAGCTCGCGGGCGGGCAGGCGGTGAGCTGGAACCTGCCGATGGCGGGAGCGATCCTGGCCGCCCTGCCCACCCTGCTCGTGTACATCCTGCTGGGGCGCTTCTTCGTGCGCGGCCTGCTGGCTGGGAGCGTGAAGGGGTAA
- a CDS encoding NADH-quinone oxidoreductase subunit A: MLLIALGIGVLAVVVSAILGPKKASRTKLMAYESGNDPEHGGVGTGQRFPVHFYLVAMLFIIFDIETAFFFPLAVAYQKLVPFAFFEAITFVGLLLVGYYYILKKGVLEWA; the protein is encoded by the coding sequence ATGCTGCTTATCGCCCTGGGGATCGGCGTGCTGGCCGTGGTGGTCAGCGCCATACTGGGGCCGAAGAAGGCCAGCCGCACCAAACTCATGGCTTACGAGAGCGGCAACGACCCGGAGCACGGCGGCGTAGGCACCGGCCAACGGTTCCCGGTGCATTTCTACCTCGTCGCCATGCTGTTCATCATCTTCGATATCGAGACGGCGTTTTTCTTCCCGCTGGCAGTAGCCTACCAGAAGCTCGTGCCCTTTGCTTTTTTCGAGGCGATCACGTTCGTGGGCCTGCTGCTCGTCGGGTACTACTACATCCTCAAGAAGGGGGTGCTGGAGTGGGCATGA
- a CDS encoding NADH-quinone oxidoreductase subunit C: MTSQETHIVVTTGGVQSNTRDVTSLIAELGLTEDEAAEPTAVVPHERLREVAYALKQRGFMLMDTVGIDYSAYPERRPARFAVLHNVYHPEDHRRLFLRVWVDEGEPVDSLYPVWKAANYLEREVYDLMGVEFVDHPDLRKVLTPDDLEGHPLRKDFPIGETPTMFREGRFLDPGAFRAGLTGREAGLSKYRGELRRGQGEDRLPPVMPDGGPK, from the coding sequence ATGACGAGCCAGGAGACACACATCGTCGTCACGACCGGGGGAGTTCAGAGCAACACCCGTGACGTGACCTCCCTCATCGCCGAACTCGGGCTGACCGAGGACGAGGCCGCCGAACCCACTGCCGTCGTTCCCCACGAGCGGCTGCGGGAAGTGGCGTACGCCCTCAAGCAGCGCGGCTTCATGTTGATGGATACGGTGGGCATCGACTACAGCGCCTACCCCGAGCGCCGCCCCGCCCGCTTCGCCGTGCTGCACAACGTCTACCACCCGGAGGACCACCGCCGCCTCTTCCTGCGCGTGTGGGTGGACGAGGGGGAGCCCGTGGACAGCCTCTACCCCGTCTGGAAGGCCGCGAACTACCTGGAGCGCGAGGTCTATGACCTGATGGGCGTGGAGTTCGTGGACCACCCCGACCTGCGCAAGGTGCTCACGCCGGATGACCTCGAAGGGCATCCTCTCCGCAAGGACTTCCCCATCGGTGAGACACCCACGATGTTCCGGGAAGGCCGCTTCCTCGATCCCGGCGCCTTCCGCGCGGGCCTGACGGGGCGTGAGGCGGGGCTCAGCAAGTACCGGGGCGAGCTGCGGCGCGGCCAGGGCGAGGACCGTCTGCCGCCCGTCATGCCGGATGGAGGGCCGAAATGA
- the nuoE gene encoding NADH-quinone oxidoreductase subunit NuoE, with amino-acid sequence MSYFTDKQSLVADIFSRYPASPQGRRSALMPLLREVQNAFGYVSETHMAEIAALCGTTATEVRSVMSFYSTYHTVPTGKYHLQVCSTLMCALAGSDELWDHLVSTLDVQPGEVTGDGRFSVQKVECLGSCGTAPVVQIGDEGYYENVTRSKCDRLIKAMRADTPPPPDNPVPVTVREDGRQMTAKGERVGASIHDLAPLGGEA; translated from the coding sequence TTGTCCTACTTCACAGACAAACAATCCCTCGTGGCCGACATCTTCAGCCGCTACCCGGCCTCCCCACAGGGCCGACGCTCGGCGCTGATGCCGTTGCTGCGCGAGGTGCAGAACGCCTTCGGGTACGTGTCGGAGACGCACATGGCGGAGATTGCCGCGCTATGCGGCACGACGGCGACCGAGGTGCGGAGCGTGATGAGCTTCTATTCGACGTACCACACGGTGCCGACCGGCAAGTACCACCTTCAGGTCTGCTCGACGCTGATGTGCGCGCTGGCGGGAAGCGACGAGCTGTGGGACCACCTCGTCTCCACGCTGGACGTGCAGCCGGGCGAGGTCACAGGTGACGGGCGCTTTAGCGTGCAGAAGGTCGAGTGCCTGGGAAGCTGCGGCACCGCGCCCGTCGTGCAGATCGGCGACGAGGGCTACTACGAGAACGTGACCCGCTCCAAATGCGACCGCCTCATTAAAGCGATGCGCGCCGACACGCCGCCCCCGCCCGACAACCCCGTGCCCGTCACCGTGCGGGAGGACGGGCGGCAGATGACGGCGAAGGGCGAGCGCGTCGGGGCCAGCATCCACGACCTCGCCCCACTAGGAGGTGAAGCATGA
- the nuoF gene encoding NADH-quinone oxidoreductase subunit NuoF: MTIAEPAPKPITSGKDPRFAPTLYAHVGQQGSWTLDYYRQHGGYEAVKRAFAMGPDAVIDEVKKSGLRGRGGAGFATGLKWSFMPLKDGKPHYIICNADESEPGSFKDRYLLSEDPHQLVEGMLIAGYAMRASIGYIYIRGEYVHAAERVLAAIEEARAAGLLGKNVLGSGFDFDLQLHRGAGAYICGEETALMNSLEGLRANPRLKPPFPAAAGLYGLPTTINNVETFCAATQILKYGADWHAGMGTEKSKGMKLFQISGPVARPGVYELPLGTTFRELIYDWAGGPLEEMKAIIPGGSSCPMLPWDDKTLDTPMDYESVAAAGSMLGTGGATLIPKADCIVNVTWNLVRFYAHESCGKCTPCREGISGWMVRMYEKQVRGRGTPNDVQLILDMSDNIGGRSFCALADACLGPVLSSIKLFREEYDVLAQTGQPMYAPRRRWKD; this comes from the coding sequence ATGACGATTGCCGAACCCGCCCCCAAACCCATCACCAGCGGCAAGGACCCCCGCTTTGCCCCCACCCTCTACGCGCACGTCGGGCAACAGGGAAGCTGGACGCTCGACTACTACCGGCAGCACGGGGGGTACGAGGCGGTCAAACGCGCCTTCGCCATGGGCCCCGACGCCGTGATCGACGAGGTGAAGAAGTCCGGCCTGCGCGGGCGCGGCGGGGCAGGCTTCGCCACCGGCCTCAAGTGGTCCTTCATGCCCCTCAAGGACGGCAAGCCGCACTACATAATCTGCAACGCGGACGAGTCCGAGCCGGGGAGCTTCAAGGACCGCTACCTGCTGTCGGAGGACCCGCACCAGCTCGTAGAGGGAATGCTGATCGCCGGGTACGCCATGCGTGCTTCCATCGGCTACATCTACATTCGCGGCGAGTACGTCCACGCCGCCGAGCGCGTTCTGGCCGCTATCGAGGAAGCACGGGCAGCGGGACTCCTCGGCAAGAACGTCCTGGGCAGCGGCTTCGACTTCGACCTGCAACTGCACCGGGGGGCCGGGGCGTACATCTGCGGCGAGGAGACGGCCCTGATGAACTCGCTGGAGGGCCTGCGCGCCAACCCGCGCCTCAAGCCGCCCTTTCCCGCCGCCGCCGGGCTGTACGGTCTGCCGACGACCATCAACAACGTCGAGACCTTCTGCGCGGCCACCCAGATTCTCAAGTACGGCGCCGACTGGCACGCGGGCATGGGCACCGAGAAGTCCAAGGGCATGAAGCTCTTCCAGATCAGCGGCCCCGTCGCCCGGCCCGGCGTGTACGAGTTGCCGCTGGGGACCACCTTCCGCGAGCTGATCTACGACTGGGCGGGCGGCCCCCTGGAGGAGATGAAGGCGATCATCCCCGGCGGCTCCTCCTGCCCGATGCTGCCGTGGGACGACAAGACGCTCGACACGCCGATGGACTACGAGAGCGTGGCCGCCGCCGGGTCCATGCTCGGCACGGGCGGCGCGACCCTAATCCCGAAGGCCGACTGCATCGTCAACGTCACGTGGAACCTCGTGCGCTTCTACGCCCACGAGTCCTGCGGCAAATGCACCCCCTGCCGCGAGGGCATCTCGGGCTGGATGGTCCGCATGTACGAGAAGCAGGTGCGCGGGCGCGGCACGCCGAACGACGTGCAACTCATCCTCGACATGAGCGACAACATCGGCGGTCGGAGCTTCTGCGCCCTCGCCGACGCCTGCCTGGGTCCAGTCCTGAGTTCGATCAAGCTCTTCCGCGAGGAGTACGACGTGCTGGCGCAGACCGGGCAGCCGATGTACGCGCCCCGCAGAAGGTGGAAGGACTGA
- a CDS encoding NuoB/complex I 20 kDa subunit family protein — protein MALKELFNRDWQELESEGVLFSSLEKLVAWGRSNSLWPATFGLACCAIEMMSSTDGRNDLARFGSEVFRASPRQADVMIVAGRLSKKMAPIMRRVYDQMPDPKWVISMGACASSGGMFNNYAIVQNVDHVVPVDIYVPGCPPRPEALIYAVMQLQKKVRGEAFDELGTQLPMVEAWTR, from the coding sequence ATGGCCCTGAAAGAACTCTTCAACCGCGATTGGCAGGAACTCGAATCGGAGGGCGTCCTCTTTTCGAGCCTGGAAAAGCTCGTCGCCTGGGGGCGCAGCAACAGCCTGTGGCCCGCGACCTTCGGCCTGGCGTGCTGCGCCATCGAGATGATGAGCAGCACGGACGGGCGCAACGACCTCGCGCGCTTCGGCTCGGAGGTCTTCCGCGCGAGCCCACGGCAGGCGGACGTGATGATCGTCGCCGGGCGGCTGAGCAAGAAGATGGCCCCGATCATGCGCCGGGTCTACGACCAGATGCCCGATCCCAAGTGGGTGATCAGCATGGGCGCCTGTGCCTCCTCGGGCGGCATGTTCAACAACTACGCCATCGTGCAGAACGTGGACCATGTGGTGCCCGTGGACATCTACGTGCCCGGCTGCCCGCCCCGCCCCGAGGCGCTGATCTACGCCGTCATGCAACTTCAGAAGAAGGTGCGCGGCGAGGCGTTCGACGAACTCGGCACCCAGCTCCCGATGGTGGAGGCGTGGACGCGATGA
- a CDS encoding sensor histidine kinase codes for MPSPDAQVAHSQVVFVVSHDRSRAARLATALGQVQIVEVPDAEMLLREAHVRPPAVVLLYADTPGVPLAEVLPLLRQRAELAGTRWLAVGTHGLGALLAAGADALISDTTAPDALALQVRTLLARAAQHRDLEGRLGSLQRRIETWEHEERVRDQLVHMLVHDLKNPIAAVMGLLEVVEEDDRVPDDSRELVKIAHDETQHLLHLAVNMLDVRKIQAGKMNLRPELMFSPMFEEVIEQSRGDVGTGLRDRQVRVEVAPNLSPARADPEILRRVLANLLSNALKHTGTGGVIHISVRKDGDETLISVRDDGEGIPAEDLPNLFAAFEQSRLTLHGRFDTGMGLAFCKLAVEEHGGSIWVESERGKGSTFTFTLPPAQDAEDDDFVELLS; via the coding sequence ATGCCGAGTCCCGATGCCCAGGTCGCCCATTCCCAGGTGGTCTTCGTCGTTTCCCACGACCGCTCGCGGGCGGCCCGGCTCGCGACCGCGCTGGGGCAGGTCCAGATCGTCGAGGTCCCCGACGCCGAGATGCTGCTGCGGGAGGCCCACGTCCGTCCACCCGCCGTCGTGCTCCTGTACGCCGACACGCCCGGCGTGCCCCTCGCCGAGGTGCTCCCGCTGCTGCGCCAGCGGGCCGAACTGGCAGGCACCCGCTGGCTCGCGGTGGGCACACACGGCCTGGGTGCCCTGCTCGCGGCGGGGGCCGACGCCCTGATCAGCGACACGACGGCGCCCGACGCGCTCGCCCTCCAGGTTCGCACCCTGCTCGCCCGCGCCGCCCAGCACCGCGACCTGGAGGGCCGCCTCGGAAGTCTCCAGCGCCGCATCGAGACCTGGGAGCACGAGGAGCGGGTGCGCGACCAACTCGTGCACATGCTCGTCCACGACCTGAAAAATCCCATCGCCGCCGTGATGGGTCTGCTGGAGGTCGTCGAGGAAGACGACCGGGTGCCCGACGACAGCCGCGAACTCGTGAAGATCGCCCACGACGAGACCCAGCACTTGCTGCACCTCGCCGTGAACATGCTCGACGTGCGCAAGATCCAGGCAGGCAAGATGAACCTGCGCCCGGAACTGATGTTCAGCCCGATGTTCGAGGAGGTCATCGAGCAATCTCGCGGCGACGTGGGCACCGGCCTGCGCGACCGCCAGGTCCGGGTCGAGGTCGCCCCCAACCTCAGCCCCGCCCGCGCCGACCCCGAAATCCTGCGCCGGGTGCTGGCGAACCTGCTCAGCAACGCCCTGAAGCACACGGGCACGGGCGGCGTCATTCACATCAGCGTCCGTAAGGACGGCGACGAGACGCTGATCTCCGTCCGCGACGACGGCGAGGGGATTCCCGCCGAGGACCTTCCCAACCTCTTCGCCGCCTTCGAGCAGTCGCGCCTGACGCTGCACGGCCGCTTCGACACCGGCATGGGTCTGGCCTTTTGCAAGCTCGCGGTCGAGGAGCACGGCGGAAGTATCTGGGTCGAGTCCGAGCGCGGCAAAGGCTCCACCTTCACCTTCACCCTGCCCCCCGCCCAGGACGCGGAGGATGACGACTTCGTGGAACTGCTGAGCTAA
- a CDS encoding carbohydrate ABC transporter permease — protein sequence MKGLSRDRLWSIAVLLPSVVLLAVFVYGFIARTVYVSMTDWGNDPAQALAVNPIIRWVGFANYQELFTGFLQGRFRQELVSTIFFTLFFILGCLALGLGLALVLDRNPRGEGLWRTIFLFPMSLSFIVTGTIWRWMLQPQGGVNQFPQALGLPAGNFSWLSSTEGIWKFDWNALPLITASVVGLVLILLAVRAARAGDRTRAIVSGVCAALLLGWALLVGPNVRLLPAPELHGFNLALIGIIIAAVWQMSGYTMALYLAGLRGIPEELREAAKVDGASDFGMYRHVIFPLLAPITLSAMIILGHISLKIFDLVYAMAGPDNTYTSVPALNMYLTSFRQNQFALGAAIGTILLILVAFVIVPYLSSSFRSEEGHA from the coding sequence GTGAAAGGCCTCTCCCGCGACCGTCTGTGGTCCATCGCCGTGCTGCTCCCGAGCGTCGTGCTGCTCGCGGTGTTCGTGTACGGCTTCATCGCGCGCACGGTGTACGTCAGCATGACCGACTGGGGCAATGACCCCGCGCAGGCGCTCGCCGTCAACCCGATCATCCGCTGGGTGGGGTTCGCCAACTACCAGGAACTGTTCACCGGCTTCCTGCAGGGCCGCTTCCGGCAGGAACTCGTCAGCACCATCTTCTTCACCCTGTTCTTCATCCTGGGCTGCCTGGCGCTGGGGCTGGGGCTCGCCTTGGTGCTGGACCGCAATCCCCGGGGCGAAGGGCTGTGGCGCACGATCTTCCTCTTCCCGATGAGCCTGAGCTTTATCGTGACGGGCACGATCTGGCGCTGGATGCTCCAGCCGCAGGGGGGCGTGAACCAGTTCCCACAGGCGCTCGGCCTGCCCGCCGGGAATTTCAGTTGGCTGAGCAGCACCGAGGGCATCTGGAAGTTCGACTGGAACGCGCTGCCGCTCATCACCGCCTCGGTGGTCGGACTGGTCCTCATTCTCCTCGCCGTCCGTGCCGCCCGCGCGGGGGACCGTACCCGGGCCATCGTCTCCGGTGTCTGCGCCGCGCTGCTCCTGGGCTGGGCGCTGCTCGTCGGGCCGAACGTGAGGCTCCTCCCCGCCCCCGAACTCCACGGCTTCAACCTCGCCCTCATCGGCATCATCATCGCCGCCGTGTGGCAGATGAGCGGGTACACGATGGCGCTCTACCTCGCCGGGCTGCGCGGCATTCCCGAGGAGCTGCGCGAGGCCGCCAAGGTGGACGGGGCGAGCGACTTCGGCATGTACCGTCACGTCATCTTCCCGCTGCTGGCCCCCATCACGCTGAGCGCCATGATCATCCTGGGGCACATCAGCCTCAAGATCTTCGACCTGGTGTATGCGATGGCGGGGCCCGACAACACCTACACCTCGGTGCCCGCGCTGAACATGTACCTCACGTCCTTCCGGCAGAACCAGTTCGCGCTGGGTGCGGCCATCGGGACGATTCTGCTTATTCTGGTGGCGTTCGTGATCGTGCCGTATTTGAGCAGTTCGTTCCGAAGTGAGGAGGGCCACGCATGA